The Microlunatus antarcticus genome window below encodes:
- a CDS encoding ABC transporter ATP-binding protein, with protein sequence MEQTGSTTLEVVPELDHEPDPTDVIVAFENYSGGFRGRHGGRVTPILKGVDVAFRRGALTAVVGETGSGKTMLALSIVGLTPATFERTGGSIHLNGTDLGGYDEAAFRGVRGRTVAMVFQDSRSALNPVFTVGRQLVDVVRLHQGLGKAAARTRAVELLEQMRVPEPERRLRQYPHELSGGTAQRVQLAIALACEPELLLLDEPTTGLDLTVQAEVLELIVEMIKGGRLSALLITHDMGVVAQTCDDVVVLRHGEICESGRTSSVLTNPTHPYTAELVAASQTLGGTR encoded by the coding sequence ACCCCACCGACGTGATCGTCGCCTTCGAGAACTACTCCGGCGGGTTCCGGGGGCGGCACGGCGGCCGGGTCACCCCGATCCTCAAGGGCGTCGACGTGGCCTTCCGCCGCGGCGCCCTCACCGCGGTGGTGGGTGAGACCGGCAGCGGGAAGACGATGCTCGCCCTGAGCATCGTCGGGCTGACCCCCGCCACGTTCGAGCGCACGGGCGGCTCGATCCACCTGAACGGGACCGACCTCGGCGGGTACGACGAGGCCGCCTTCCGCGGTGTCCGCGGCCGCACGGTGGCCATGGTCTTCCAGGACTCGCGCAGCGCGCTCAACCCGGTCTTCACCGTCGGCCGACAGCTCGTGGACGTCGTGCGGCTGCACCAGGGTCTCGGCAAGGCGGCGGCCCGGACGCGGGCGGTCGAGCTGCTCGAGCAGATGCGGGTCCCCGAGCCGGAGCGGCGCCTGCGGCAGTACCCGCACGAGCTGTCCGGCGGCACCGCCCAGCGCGTCCAGCTCGCCATCGCCCTGGCCTGCGAGCCGGAGCTGCTCCTGCTGGACGAGCCGACGACCGGCCTCGACCTGACCGTCCAGGCCGAGGTCCTGGAGCTCATCGTCGAGATGATCAAGGGCGGCCGGCTGTCCGCGCTGCTGATCACCCACGACATGGGGGTCGTGGCCCAGACCTGCGACGACGTCGTCGTGCTCCGGCACGGCGAGATCTGCGAGTCCGGACGGACCTCCTCGGTGCTCACGAACCCCACCCACCCCTACACCGCCGAGCTGGTCGCCGCCAGCCAGACGCTCGGAGGCACCCGATGA
- a CDS encoding oligopeptide/dipeptide ABC transporter ATP-binding protein: MTRSALVVNGMVKRFAVRDRGVRAQLTAVDGVDLTLAPGETVAVVGESGSGKSTLARCIARLVEPDAGRVMLDEVDLTGLRRRSLWQAYQRLQMVFQDPMTSLNPQMTVGETIDEPLRLHSRRSRQERRARVEELLADVRLDAALLGRYPRQLSGGQRQRVAIARALAVDPTYLLLDEPTSALDVSVRGQVLDLLSRLREERGLGYLLISHDLSSVRRMADRVLVMYLGSVVETGRTEDVFTNPQHPYTRALLSAAMSTQYGTTTERIRLRGEIPSPVHLPAGCRLASRCPEVQPSCHTARPPLLTVSGGPHLVACPVVLSGHPEVLSSIA; this comes from the coding sequence ATGACCCGCTCAGCCCTGGTGGTCAACGGGATGGTCAAGCGGTTCGCCGTGCGCGACCGCGGCGTACGGGCCCAGCTCACCGCGGTCGACGGTGTCGACCTCACGCTGGCTCCCGGGGAGACGGTCGCCGTCGTCGGGGAGTCCGGCTCCGGCAAGTCCACCCTCGCGCGGTGCATCGCGCGCCTCGTCGAGCCGGACGCGGGCCGCGTGATGCTGGACGAGGTGGACCTCACGGGCCTGCGCCGCCGGTCGCTGTGGCAGGCGTACCAGCGGCTGCAGATGGTGTTCCAGGACCCGATGACGTCGCTGAACCCGCAGATGACGGTCGGGGAGACCATCGACGAGCCGCTGCGGCTGCACAGCCGCCGGTCGCGCCAGGAACGTCGCGCGCGGGTCGAGGAGCTCCTCGCCGACGTCCGGCTCGACGCCGCGCTGCTCGGGCGCTACCCCCGCCAGCTCAGCGGTGGCCAGCGCCAGCGGGTCGCGATCGCCCGCGCGCTGGCGGTGGACCCGACCTACCTGCTGCTCGACGAGCCCACCTCGGCCCTCGACGTGTCCGTGCGCGGCCAGGTGCTCGACCTGCTCTCGCGGCTCCGCGAAGAACGCGGCCTGGGCTACCTGCTCATCTCCCACGACCTGTCCTCGGTCCGGCGCATGGCCGACCGCGTCCTCGTCATGTACCTCGGCTCGGTCGTCGAGACCGGCCGGACCGAGGACGTCTTCACCAACCCGCAGCACCCGTACACCCGGGCCCTGCTCTCCGCGGCGATGTCGACCCAGTACGGCACGACCACCGAGCGGATCCGGCTCCGGGGCGAGATCCCCAGCCCGGTCCACCTCCCGGCCGGCTGCCGCCTCGCGTCCCGCTGCCCCGAGGTCCAGCCGTCGTGCCACACCGCCCGGCCGCCGCTGCTCACCGTCTCCGGGGGGCCGCACCTCGTGGCCTGCCCCGTGGTGCTGTCCGGCCACCCGGAGGTGCTCAGCAGCATCGCCTGA